From Streptomyces sp. NBC_00690, a single genomic window includes:
- a CDS encoding protein-tyrosine phosphatase family protein, whose translation MKRTRQRDRDMPGPQARWDEIVPGLWMGGHYWTDPAGELQPVIVGAEFDLVVSLFTRSGHGPEFGIEHLVAEIPDDPLTADQIAAVQRLAHSTAHAVQMGRTTLVRCHSGYNRSGLVVAQALVHLGQEPTTAIRLVQENRSPWALNNVTFRNYLTTGLDVARLLTGLHG comes from the coding sequence GTGAAGAGGACACGTCAGCGCGACCGAGACATGCCTGGGCCCCAGGCACGCTGGGACGAGATCGTGCCAGGGCTGTGGATGGGCGGTCACTACTGGACCGATCCCGCGGGCGAGCTCCAGCCGGTCATCGTCGGCGCCGAGTTCGACCTCGTCGTCAGCCTCTTCACCCGCTCCGGCCATGGGCCCGAGTTCGGCATCGAGCACCTCGTCGCCGAGATTCCCGACGACCCGCTCACCGCTGATCAGATCGCCGCGGTCCAGCGCCTCGCACACTCCACCGCGCACGCCGTCCAGATGGGGCGCACCACGCTTGTCCGCTGCCACTCCGGCTACAACCGCTCCGGACTCGTGGTGGCGCAGGCCCTCGTGCACCTGGGCCAGGAGCCGACTACGGCGATCCGCCTCGTTCAAGAGAACCGATCCCCGTGGGCCTTGAACAATGTGACGTTCAGGAACTACCTCACCACGGGTCTTGATGTGGCCCGTCTCCTGACCGGGCTCCACGGCTAG
- a CDS encoding ester cyclase, producing the protein MSPQENKAHALRMVDAWNRGDPDAVIAYWAPDAVHYDEDGGRMPADQIADIMRGTLDSFPDLRLEAKSIVAEGDRVMLRITATATHRGDFMGVPATGAPVSWHYLEELLFDDQGRVTAHWDVMNFGPLYRVLGQIPDGL; encoded by the coding sequence ATGTCACCACAGGAGAACAAGGCACACGCCCTGCGCATGGTCGATGCATGGAACCGGGGCGACCCGGACGCCGTCATCGCGTACTGGGCCCCGGACGCCGTCCACTACGACGAGGACGGCGGCCGGATGCCCGCCGACCAGATCGCCGACATCATGCGCGGCACCCTGGACTCGTTCCCCGATCTGCGCCTGGAGGCCAAGAGCATCGTCGCCGAGGGCGACCGGGTGATGCTGCGGATCACCGCCACCGCGACCCACCGGGGCGATTTCATGGGCGTACCCGCCACGGGCGCCCCGGTGTCCTGGCACTACCTCGAAGAACTCCTCTTCGACGACCAGGGTCGGGTCACCGCACACTGGGACGTGATGAACTTCGGCCCCCTCTACCGGGTCCTGGGCCAGATACCCGACGGGCTCTGA